A genomic region of Ensifer adhaerens contains the following coding sequences:
- the rdgB gene encoding RdgB/HAM1 family non-canonical purine NTP pyrophosphatase, with amino-acid sequence MRKLDNKTLIVASHNAGKIREIRDLIGPLGFEAKSAADLNFIEPDETGTTFEENATIKALASAKASGLPALSDDSGLAIDALDGAPGVYTANWAEREDGSRDFAMAMEKVEKALQEKGATAPTQRAARFVSVLCLAWPDGHVELFRGEVEGFVVWPPRGSQGFGYDPVFQPKGYETTFGEMSADEKHGWKPGDAEALSHRARAFKIFAETCLGA; translated from the coding sequence ATGCGCAAACTGGACAACAAGACGCTGATCGTCGCCAGCCACAATGCCGGCAAGATCCGCGAAATCCGCGACCTCATCGGCCCGCTCGGCTTCGAGGCGAAATCGGCTGCGGACCTGAACTTCATCGAGCCGGATGAAACCGGCACCACCTTCGAGGAGAACGCGACGATCAAGGCGCTCGCCTCGGCCAAGGCCTCCGGCCTGCCGGCGCTTTCCGACGATTCAGGTCTCGCGATCGACGCGCTCGACGGCGCGCCCGGCGTCTATACCGCCAACTGGGCCGAGCGCGAGGACGGCAGCCGCGATTTCGCGATGGCGATGGAGAAGGTCGAGAAAGCGTTGCAGGAAAAAGGCGCCACGGCGCCCACACAGCGCGCCGCCCGCTTCGTCTCGGTACTGTGCCTTGCCTGGCCTGACGGCCATGTGGAGCTCTTCCGCGGCGAGGTCGAAGGCTTCGTCGTCTGGCCGCCCCGCGGGAGCCAGGGTTTCGGCTACGATCCGGTGTTCCAGCCCAAGGGCTACGAGACCACCTTCGGCGAAATGAGCGCTGACGAGAAGCACGGCTGGAAGCCGGGGGATGCGGAGGCCCTGTCGCACCGCGCCCGCGCCTTCAAGATCTTCGCCGAGACCTGCCTCGGAGCCTGA
- a CDS encoding glutathione S-transferase family protein, which produces MILYYQTHSPFARKALVFAHEIGVADQLEVIHHETSPTRRNDEVYAENPLGKVPVLLREGQEPIFDSDVICAYLDTLNEGRKLIPESGEPRWRALRLQSVAQVLAQTGIGLRWEWERRPEHLRYPALAEGYAEKIEETYAWLERTLEPEGAVDVGQIALATALSWMTFRDLPSFRNRPKLTRWFDAFEERPSMRATPLSGETFD; this is translated from the coding sequence ATGATCCTCTACTATCAGACCCATTCTCCCTTCGCCCGCAAGGCGCTCGTCTTTGCCCACGAGATCGGTGTTGCCGACCAGCTCGAGGTCATCCACCACGAGACCAGCCCGACGCGGCGCAACGACGAGGTCTATGCCGAAAACCCGCTCGGTAAGGTCCCGGTCCTTCTGCGAGAAGGCCAGGAGCCGATCTTTGATTCCGACGTCATCTGCGCCTATCTCGACACCCTGAATGAGGGGCGCAAGCTGATCCCCGAAAGCGGCGAACCGCGCTGGCGGGCGCTGCGCCTGCAGTCTGTGGCGCAGGTTCTCGCCCAGACCGGCATCGGGCTCCGTTGGGAATGGGAGCGCCGGCCCGAGCATCTGCGTTATCCGGCATTGGCCGAGGGGTATGCCGAAAAGATCGAGGAGACCTACGCTTGGCTCGAGCGGACGCTGGAGCCCGAGGGTGCGGTCGATGTCGGCCAGATCGCGCTGGCGACGGCGCTTTCATGGATGACGTTTCGCGACCTCCCCTCGTTCCGCAACCGCCCGAAGTTGACACGCTGGTTCGACGCGTTCGAGGAGCGGCCATCCATGCGGGCAACACCGCTTTCCGGTGAAACGTTCGATTGA
- the ptsN gene encoding PTS IIA-like nitrogen regulatory protein PtsN has protein sequence MALAGLLHQNAIIPAMRANSKKQLLQELAAKASKITGLPEREIFDVILQRERLGSTGVGNGIAIPHGKLNNLPSIIGIFARLDTPVDFEALDDQPVDLVFLLLAPEGAGADHLKALSRIARVLRDQDMVAKIRSSDSASAIYTLLDDDATSHAA, from the coding sequence ATGGCATTGGCAGGTCTACTGCATCAAAATGCGATCATCCCGGCCATGAGGGCCAACTCGAAAAAGCAGCTCCTTCAGGAATTGGCGGCAAAAGCATCAAAGATCACCGGGCTTCCCGAGCGTGAAATCTTCGACGTGATCCTGCAGCGGGAGCGTCTTGGCTCCACCGGCGTAGGCAATGGCATCGCCATCCCGCACGGCAAGCTCAACAATCTTCCCTCGATCATCGGCATCTTCGCGCGACTGGATACGCCTGTCGATTTCGAAGCGCTCGACGACCAGCCGGTCGATCTCGTCTTCCTGCTGCTCGCCCCGGAGGGTGCCGGCGCCGATCACCTCAAGGCCCTGTCGCGTATCGCCCGCGTGCTTCGCGATCAGGACATGGTCGCCAAGATCCGCTCGAGCGATTCCGCCAGCGCGATCTACACGCTGCTCGACGACGACGCGACCTCGCACGCCGCCTGA
- the grpE gene encoding nucleotide exchange factor GrpE, whose product MTDDTNKHGPEATDEVYDAAPDVADAAQAAPVAEPDPLELAKAENTELRDKYLRLAAEMDNLRRRTERDVKDAKSYSVAGFARDMLAVSDNLRRALDAIPAEARETAEAGLTALIEGVEMTERSMLSALERHGVKKLEPEGQKFDPNFHQAMFEIPNADVPNNTVLQVVQAGYTIGDRVLRPAMVGVSKGGPKVVAAENGDAPSA is encoded by the coding sequence ATGACCGACGATACGAACAAGCACGGACCCGAGGCCACCGACGAGGTATACGACGCTGCGCCGGACGTTGCCGACGCTGCTCAAGCTGCGCCGGTTGCCGAGCCTGATCCGTTGGAGCTCGCCAAGGCCGAGAACACCGAGCTGCGTGACAAGTACCTTCGGCTTGCCGCCGAGATGGACAATCTGCGCCGCAGGACCGAGCGCGACGTGAAGGATGCGAAGTCCTACTCCGTCGCCGGCTTTGCCCGCGACATGCTCGCTGTTTCGGACAACCTTCGCCGGGCGCTCGACGCCATTCCGGCAGAGGCCAGGGAAACCGCCGAAGCTGGTCTCACCGCGCTGATCGAAGGCGTGGAAATGACCGAGCGTTCGATGCTTTCGGCGCTTGAGCGTCATGGCGTCAAGAAGCTGGAGCCGGAAGGCCAGAAGTTCGACCCGAACTTCCATCAGGCCATGTTCGAGATTCCGAATGCGGACGTGCCGAACAACACCGTGCTGCAGGTCGTTCAGGCCGGCTACACCATCGGTGACCGCGTTCTGCGTCCGGCCATGGTCGGTGTGTCCAAGGGCGGACCGAAGGTCGTGGCCGCAGAGAACGGCGACGCACCGTCCGCCTGA
- the hemW gene encoding radical SAM family heme chaperone HemW: MQTATLSAIGDGMDPGFGVYVHWPFCAAKCPYCDFNSHVRHQPVDQPRFVAAFLKEMEEVRELSGPRTVTSIFMGGGTPSLMEPATVDAILQGIARHWHVPDGIEITMEANPSSVEATRFHGYRAAGVNRVSLGVQALNDRDLKFLGRLHNVEDALKAIRLAREIFPRMSFDLIYARPNQTVEEWERELKEAVSYAVDHLSLYQLTIEEGTPFYGLHKAGKLIVPDGEQSAILYEATQDITAAIGMPAYEVSNHARPGAESRHNLTYWRYGDYAGIGPGAHGRLGIGNGKIATSTERKPEDWLNLVETYGHGMIERESLDLEAQSDELLLMGLRLKEGVDLARWQSLSGRDPDPEREQFLIDNGFIERLGNSRLRCTPAGMLILDAVVADLACP, encoded by the coding sequence ATGCAGACGGCCACGCTTTCGGCGATCGGTGACGGCATGGATCCCGGCTTCGGAGTCTATGTGCATTGGCCGTTCTGCGCGGCCAAATGCCCCTATTGCGACTTCAACAGCCACGTGCGCCACCAGCCGGTGGATCAGCCGCGTTTCGTCGCCGCCTTCCTGAAGGAGATGGAAGAAGTGCGCGAGCTCTCGGGCCCGCGCACCGTCACCAGCATCTTCATGGGCGGCGGCACGCCGTCGCTGATGGAGCCGGCGACGGTCGACGCGATCCTGCAGGGTATCGCCCGCCATTGGCACGTGCCCGACGGCATCGAGATCACCATGGAGGCCAACCCTTCGAGCGTCGAGGCGACCCGCTTCCACGGCTATCGCGCCGCCGGCGTCAACCGCGTCTCGCTCGGCGTCCAGGCGCTGAACGACCGTGACCTCAAGTTCCTCGGGCGGCTGCACAATGTCGAGGATGCGCTGAAGGCGATCCGGCTGGCGCGCGAGATCTTCCCACGCATGTCCTTCGACCTGATCTACGCCCGTCCCAACCAGACGGTCGAGGAGTGGGAGCGCGAGTTGAAGGAGGCGGTCTCCTATGCGGTCGACCACCTGTCGCTCTACCAGCTGACGATCGAAGAAGGCACGCCCTTCTACGGCCTGCACAAGGCCGGCAAGCTCATCGTTCCCGACGGTGAACAATCGGCGATCCTCTACGAGGCGACGCAGGACATCACGGCCGCCATCGGTATGCCGGCCTATGAAGTCTCCAACCACGCTCGTCCGGGCGCCGAGAGCCGCCACAACCTGACGTACTGGCGCTATGGCGACTATGCGGGGATCGGCCCCGGCGCCCACGGCCGCCTTGGCATCGGCAACGGCAAGATCGCGACCTCCACGGAACGCAAGCCCGAGGATTGGCTCAACCTTGTCGAGACCTACGGTCACGGCATGATCGAGCGGGAATCCCTCGATCTCGAGGCGCAGTCTGACGAACTCTTGCTCATGGGCCTGCGCCTGAAGGAAGGCGTCGATCTCGCCCGCTGGCAGAGCCTTTCGGGTCGCGACCCAGACCCGGAGCGCGAACAGTTTCTGATCGACAACGGCTTCATCGAGCGGCTCGGCAATTCACGCCTGCGCTGCACGCCGGCCGGCATGCTGATCCTCGACGCCGTGGTCGCCGACCTAGCCTGCCCCTGA
- a CDS encoding VOC family protein — protein MAPALEGILETALYAADLDAAEAFYGGVLGLDRITRAGNRHVFFRCGQGVLLIFNPAETVKPPAPDAALPVPPHGTTGRGHMCFRVAAEALDAWKAKLDAAGIAIESDLRWPNGARSFYFRDPAGNSLECAEPGLWSIE, from the coding sequence ATGGCCCCGGCACTGGAAGGCATTCTCGAGACGGCGCTCTATGCGGCCGATCTCGACGCCGCCGAGGCCTTCTACGGCGGCGTTCTCGGTCTCGACAGGATCACCCGCGCCGGAAACCGGCACGTGTTCTTCCGTTGTGGCCAAGGCGTGCTCCTGATCTTCAACCCGGCCGAAACGGTGAAGCCGCCAGCGCCGGACGCCGCACTGCCGGTGCCTCCGCACGGTACGACCGGCCGGGGGCACATGTGCTTCCGGGTGGCGGCCGAGGCGCTCGACGCCTGGAAAGCGAAGCTGGACGCGGCCGGCATTGCAATAGAAAGCGATCTTCGCTGGCCCAACGGGGCGCGGTCCTTCTACTTCCGCGATCCGGCCGGCAACAGCCTCGAATGTGCGGAGCCGGGCCTCTGGTCCATCGAATGA
- a CDS encoding DUF1801 domain-containing protein, with amino-acid sequence MTKTVEDYIAGLSGVPGDVAKRLHAALDAAGGLTDIVKWGHPVYQAGGAVCLLKGAKDHVTFGFWRGAEMLDLDARLEKGGGKGDMAFIRLRKVDDVDDAQVARLVAKGIELNRLKGDPLK; translated from the coding sequence ATGACCAAGACTGTCGAAGACTACATTGCCGGCCTTTCCGGTGTCCCAGGAGACGTAGCGAAACGCTTGCATGCAGCGCTCGACGCCGCAGGCGGGCTCACCGATATCGTCAAGTGGGGCCATCCCGTCTACCAGGCCGGTGGGGCGGTTTGCCTGCTCAAGGGGGCCAAGGATCACGTGACCTTCGGCTTCTGGCGCGGGGCCGAGATGCTTGATCTCGATGCCCGCCTGGAGAAGGGCGGCGGCAAGGGTGACATGGCCTTCATCCGTCTGCGTAAGGTCGACGACGTCGATGACGCTCAGGTCGCCCGCCTGGTCGCGAAGGGCATCGAGCTCAACCGGCTGAAAGGTGATCCGCTGAAATAG
- the rph gene encoding ribonuclease PH, producing MRPSGRKTDQMRKVSFERNFSKHAEGSCLVRFGDTHVLCTASLEEKVPAWLRNGGKGWVTAEYGMLPRATGERMRREASSGKQSGRTQEIQRLIGRSLRAVVDLPALGERQISIDCDVIQADGGTRTASITGAWVALYDCLKWMEARNMVKVEKVLKDHVAAISCGIFANQSVIDLDYLEDSAAETDANFVMTGSGGIVEIQGTAEGKPFSEEEFASLMGLAKNGIAELVALQKQAIAG from the coding sequence ATGCGGCCATCCGGCAGAAAAACAGATCAAATGCGCAAGGTTTCTTTCGAGCGCAATTTTTCCAAGCACGCGGAAGGCTCCTGTCTGGTGCGGTTCGGCGACACGCATGTGCTGTGCACCGCCAGCCTTGAGGAAAAAGTCCCGGCCTGGCTGCGCAACGGCGGCAAGGGCTGGGTAACGGCGGAATACGGCATGCTGCCGCGCGCCACCGGCGAGCGCATGCGTCGCGAAGCATCGAGCGGCAAGCAGAGCGGCCGCACCCAGGAAATTCAGCGACTGATCGGCCGGTCCCTGCGCGCGGTCGTCGACCTGCCGGCGCTCGGCGAACGTCAGATTTCGATCGACTGCGACGTCATCCAGGCCGATGGCGGCACGCGCACGGCCTCGATCACCGGCGCTTGGGTCGCGCTCTACGATTGCCTGAAATGGATGGAAGCGCGCAACATGGTCAAGGTCGAGAAGGTCCTGAAGGACCATGTCGCCGCCATCTCCTGCGGCATCTTCGCCAACCAGTCGGTGATCGACCTCGACTACCTCGAAGATTCCGCTGCCGAGACCGATGCCAACTTCGTCATGACCGGCTCCGGCGGTATCGTCGAGATCCAGGGCACGGCCGAAGGCAAGCCTTTCTCGGAAGAGGAATTCGCAAGCCTGATGGGTCTGGCAAAGAACGGCATTGCCGAACTGGTCGCGCTGCAGAAGCAGGCGATCGCCGGCTGA
- a CDS encoding DoxX family protein — protein MNTSLVLPVPTTKSVILGRALSGLVILFLVFDGAIKLVPLPVVTETMAALGYPADQGLARLLGAMTLLCTVLYAIPRTSILGAILLTGYLGGAMATHLRAGSPLFTHLLFGLYLGVIAWGGLWLRDPRLRSLIPFKN, from the coding sequence ATGAATACCAGCCTCGTTTTGCCCGTGCCGACAACAAAGTCCGTTATCCTCGGCCGCGCCTTGAGCGGCCTCGTCATTCTGTTCCTGGTCTTCGATGGTGCCATCAAACTGGTGCCGCTGCCGGTCGTCACCGAAACCATGGCAGCACTCGGCTATCCGGCAGACCAGGGCCTGGCGCGCCTGCTCGGCGCGATGACGCTGCTCTGCACGGTGCTTTATGCCATCCCGAGAACCTCCATTCTGGGCGCCATCCTGCTCACCGGCTACCTTGGCGGCGCCATGGCAACGCATCTTCGGGCGGGGAGCCCGCTCTTCACCCATCTGTTGTTCGGCCTCTATCTGGGCGTCATCGCCTGGGGCGGCCTGTGGCTCAGAGATCCGCGGCTGCGCAGCCTCATCCCGTTCAAGAACTGA
- a CDS encoding D-arabinono-1,4-lactone oxidase — protein sequence MLQAGGHWRNWVGNQSCIVRHRGAPENEAALAEMVREATSQGLNVRCAGSGHSFTPVALTSGLQLTLSSMQGVVGIDYARKRVAVKAGTTINQLGKVLKSNGLSLINQGDIDSQALAGALTTGTHGTGARLGNMASQIVGMRLVQPDGSILVVDETTPDLLEAARVSVGMLGVISEITLQAMDSYNLHEKLWRCTFDEMIEQHDELAAKHRHFGFFWCPVPESRHCYCLPDTASVSTTENTSDVCEMKVIDITEEAPTERRFEKIAYSSEIYPIEYVPNFHELEYAVPVAHGKEAVKAVRKLMLEKHPTCIYPIEYRFTAGDTGWISPFFEQDSITLSVSGEPGTDYWDYLKDVDTILRQYGSRPHWGKLHFLGAEDVTALYPRAGDFRALRAKVDPEGRFLNDHLHQLFG from the coding sequence ATGCTTCAGGCAGGTGGACACTGGCGCAACTGGGTCGGAAACCAATCATGTATCGTGCGCCATCGCGGTGCTCCGGAAAATGAGGCGGCGCTGGCCGAAATGGTGCGCGAGGCAACGTCGCAAGGGCTGAACGTGCGCTGCGCCGGCTCCGGCCATTCCTTTACCCCGGTGGCGCTGACCAGCGGGCTCCAGCTGACGCTCTCCAGCATGCAGGGCGTCGTCGGCATCGACTACGCACGCAAGCGCGTCGCGGTGAAGGCGGGCACGACCATCAACCAGCTCGGCAAGGTGCTCAAATCCAACGGCCTGTCGCTGATCAATCAGGGTGATATCGACAGCCAGGCGCTGGCCGGCGCGCTCACCACCGGCACCCACGGGACCGGCGCCAGGCTCGGCAACATGGCCTCGCAGATCGTCGGCATGCGCCTGGTGCAGCCGGATGGCAGCATCCTTGTGGTCGACGAGACGACGCCCGATCTGCTGGAGGCGGCGCGGGTGTCGGTCGGCATGCTCGGCGTGATCTCAGAGATCACGCTGCAGGCGATGGACAGCTACAACCTGCATGAAAAGCTCTGGCGCTGCACCTTCGACGAAATGATCGAGCAGCACGACGAACTGGCCGCCAAGCACCGCCATTTCGGCTTCTTCTGGTGCCCCGTACCGGAAAGCCGGCATTGTTATTGCCTTCCGGACACCGCGTCGGTCTCGACGACTGAAAACACCTCCGACGTCTGCGAGATGAAGGTGATCGACATCACCGAGGAAGCGCCGACCGAGCGCCGTTTCGAGAAGATCGCCTATTCCTCGGAGATCTACCCGATCGAATACGTGCCGAATTTCCACGAACTGGAATATGCGGTGCCCGTCGCCCACGGCAAGGAAGCGGTAAAGGCGGTGCGCAAGCTGATGCTGGAGAAGCACCCGACCTGCATCTACCCGATCGAGTACCGCTTCACCGCCGGCGACACCGGCTGGATCAGCCCCTTCTTCGAGCAGGACTCGATCACGCTCTCGGTCTCGGGCGAGCCGGGAACCGACTACTGGGATTATCTGAAGGACGTCGACACGATCCTCAGGCAGTACGGGTCACGGCCGCACTGGGGCAAGCTGCACTTCCTCGGCGCCGAGGATGTGACCGCGCTCTATCCCCGCGCAGGCGATTTCCGGGCGCTGCGGGCCAAGGTCGATCCGGAAGGCCGTTTCCTTAACGATCACCTGCACCAGCTCTTCGGATAG
- a CDS encoding helix-turn-helix transcriptional regulator, with protein sequence MTKQGLSISHGGYEEREDETGMLARESADISAMIGLIGTEDFGQALDRMLRSITSFDLSVAFAYPYDARPIVLHDGYTAKVSASALSAYLGGAYLLDPFYVACCAGQPAGLWRMRELAPDRFFQSDFSSSAEVHPCVSMEKGVLVEEVGFVIPLDGGLQATYSLMRGRGGEPFSAAELERLRVYEPIVREAVRSNWRQQGQSFAPPPSKEGDDAMEAAFDSLCSDRLTKQQRNIVRLILRGHSNLSIGKVMSIAEGTVRIHRKNIYRRLGISSQGALFRIFIDHLNGRQLY encoded by the coding sequence TTGACGAAGCAGGGGCTGTCGATATCCCATGGGGGATACGAGGAGCGGGAGGATGAAACCGGAATGCTGGCAAGGGAATCCGCCGATATCTCGGCGATGATCGGTCTGATCGGTACTGAGGATTTCGGCCAGGCGCTCGACCGGATGCTGCGATCGATCACCAGCTTCGATCTCTCCGTTGCCTTCGCCTATCCCTATGATGCAAGGCCGATCGTGCTGCACGACGGCTATACGGCAAAGGTATCGGCGAGCGCGCTTTCCGCCTATCTCGGCGGCGCCTATCTGCTCGATCCCTTCTATGTCGCCTGTTGCGCCGGACAGCCCGCCGGCCTCTGGCGCATGCGTGAGCTGGCACCGGACCGGTTCTTCCAGTCCGACTTCTCGTCGTCAGCAGAGGTTCATCCCTGCGTGTCGATGGAAAAGGGCGTCCTGGTGGAGGAGGTCGGCTTCGTCATACCGCTCGACGGAGGCCTGCAGGCGACCTACTCGCTGATGCGCGGTCGCGGCGGTGAGCCCTTCAGCGCGGCCGAACTCGAACGACTGCGCGTCTATGAGCCGATCGTGCGTGAGGCGGTCCGCTCGAACTGGCGCCAGCAGGGGCAGAGCTTTGCGCCGCCGCCCTCCAAAGAGGGCGACGATGCCATGGAAGCAGCGTTCGACAGCCTTTGTTCGGACCGGCTGACCAAGCAGCAGCGCAACATCGTGCGCCTGATCCTCAGGGGACACAGCAACCTTTCGATCGGCAAGGTGATGAGCATCGCCGAGGGAACGGTCCGGATCCATCGCAAGAACATCTACCGCCGGCTCGGCATTTCAAGCCAGGGTGCGCTGTTCCGGATTTTCATAGATCATTTGAACGGTCGGCAGCTCTACTGA
- the hrcA gene encoding heat-inducible transcriptional repressor HrcA, giving the protein MVLRNPGAKEIAAALDERSGEIFRRIVETYLTSGEPLGSRNLSRLLPMALSPASVRNVMSDLEDLGLIYSPHVSAGRLPTQTGLRFFVDAFMQVGNLSIEDRASIDRQVRRGDHAQPVDALMAEASQMLSGMSRGAGLVITAKADPVLKHVEFIRLAPTKALAVLVGEHDQVENRIIELPAGVTSSQLTEAANFLNAHLAGQTIAEVRTQLENVKQTVRGELDALSQDLVERGLAIWSGNEGDEKPARLIVRGRANLLEGLEGAEDIDRLRMLFDDLEKKDSMIELLDLAESGPGVRIFIGSENKLFSLSGSSLIVAPYRDGEDRIVGAVGVIGPTRLNYSRIVPMVDYTAQLMSRLSR; this is encoded by the coding sequence ATGGTACTGCGCAATCCCGGAGCTAAGGAAATCGCAGCCGCGCTGGACGAGCGCTCGGGCGAAATCTTCCGTCGCATCGTGGAGACCTATCTGACGAGCGGCGAGCCGCTCGGCTCGCGCAATCTGTCGCGGCTTCTGCCCATGGCGCTCTCTCCCGCTTCCGTTCGCAATGTGATGAGCGATCTCGAAGATCTCGGTCTCATCTATTCGCCGCATGTCAGCGCCGGTCGTCTGCCGACCCAGACGGGCCTGCGTTTCTTCGTCGACGCCTTCATGCAGGTCGGCAATCTCTCGATCGAGGATCGGGCGTCGATCGATCGCCAGGTCCGGCGCGGCGACCACGCCCAGCCGGTGGACGCATTGATGGCTGAGGCGAGCCAGATGTTGTCGGGCATGTCGCGCGGGGCGGGCCTCGTCATCACCGCCAAGGCCGATCCCGTGCTGAAGCATGTTGAGTTCATTCGCCTGGCGCCGACCAAAGCGCTTGCCGTTCTCGTCGGCGAGCACGACCAGGTGGAAAACCGCATCATCGAGCTGCCGGCAGGCGTCACCAGTTCGCAGCTAACCGAAGCGGCAAACTTCCTGAACGCGCATCTCGCCGGCCAGACGATCGCCGAAGTGCGAACGCAGCTCGAAAACGTAAAGCAGACGGTACGCGGTGAACTCGATGCGCTGTCTCAGGATCTCGTCGAGCGCGGTCTCGCCATCTGGTCGGGCAATGAGGGCGACGAAAAGCCGGCGCGGTTGATCGTGCGCGGCCGTGCCAATCTGCTCGAGGGACTGGAAGGGGCCGAGGACATCGATCGGCTCCGCATGCTTTTCGACGACCTCGAAAAGAAGGACAGCATGATCGAGCTGCTCGATCTTGCCGAGAGCGGGCCGGGTGTGCGGATCTTCATCGGCTCTGAAAACAAGCTCTTCTCGCTCTCGGGCTCCTCGCTGATCGTCGCGCCCTATCGCGATGGCGAAGATCGCATCGTCGGCGCGGTCGGCGTCATCGGTCCGACGCGGCTCAACTATTCCCGCATCGTGCCGATGGTCGACTATACCGCGCAACTGATGTCGCGGCTTTCCCGTTAA
- a CDS encoding SDR family NAD(P)-dependent oxidoreductase translates to MAGRLSGKVALISGGAGGCGLAASELFAREGAKVAIVDLPRSKGEEVAASIRANGGEAIFAPADVSVSAEVTSAVKAVEAAFGAITVLFNHAGILAVGPFLEVEEDEWDRLMAVNVRSMFLMTKAVLPGMLSAGGGSIVCTSSISAVAATPMEVLYDTTKGACHMFARAIAVEFRDRGIRCNAVCPGFIATDHGKRELVGLSKYGVDVSEAAIAAQQGRMCDPKEVANAALFLASDEASFINGTHLFVDNCFTAV, encoded by the coding sequence ATGGCAGGCAGGCTTTCAGGCAAGGTGGCACTGATCAGTGGTGGCGCAGGCGGGTGCGGCCTGGCCGCATCAGAACTCTTCGCGCGCGAAGGCGCAAAGGTCGCGATCGTCGACCTGCCGCGCAGCAAGGGTGAAGAGGTCGCGGCATCGATCCGCGCCAATGGCGGAGAGGCGATCTTCGCTCCTGCCGACGTCTCGGTATCCGCAGAGGTGACATCAGCCGTCAAGGCGGTCGAGGCGGCATTCGGCGCCATCACCGTTCTCTTCAACCACGCCGGCATCCTCGCCGTCGGTCCCTTCCTCGAAGTCGAGGAAGACGAATGGGACCGGCTGATGGCGGTGAACGTGCGTAGCATGTTCCTGATGACCAAGGCAGTGCTGCCGGGCATGCTTTCCGCCGGCGGCGGCAGCATCGTCTGCACCTCGTCGATTTCGGCCGTCGCGGCAACGCCGATGGAAGTGCTCTACGACACGACCAAGGGCGCCTGCCACATGTTCGCCCGCGCCATCGCCGTCGAGTTCCGCGATCGTGGCATCCGCTGCAACGCCGTCTGCCCGGGTTTTATCGCCACCGACCACGGCAAGCGCGAGCTTGTCGGCCTTAGCAAATATGGGGTCGACGTTTCGGAGGCGGCCATCGCCGCCCAACAGGGCCGCATGTGCGACCCCAAGGAAGTGGCGAATGCGGCGCTGTTCCTGGCAAGCGACGAGGCGAGCTTCATCAACGGCACGCATCTGTTCGTCGACAATTGCTTCACCGCGGTTTGA
- the hpf gene encoding ribosome hibernation-promoting factor, HPF/YfiA family yields the protein MSVRVSGKQMEIGDSFRARIGEQIEQAVTKYFDGGYSSQVTVEKSGSRFSADCKLHLDTGVVMQANGQANDPQAAFDAASDRIEKRLRRYKRKLKDHHNGNGQSAAEVAYTVMDSVPFEDDEVPEDYAPTIVAESTKQLRTMSVASAVMALDMTDEPVLMFRSPGKDDLNIVYRRNDGNIGWIDAANIKA from the coding sequence ATGAGTGTGCGTGTATCCGGTAAACAGATGGAAATCGGCGATTCGTTCCGAGCCCGCATCGGCGAGCAGATCGAGCAGGCCGTAACCAAATATTTCGACGGAGGATATTCAAGCCAGGTCACTGTGGAAAAATCCGGGTCGCGCTTCAGCGCCGACTGCAAGCTTCATCTCGATACGGGCGTGGTTATGCAGGCGAACGGTCAAGCGAACGACCCTCAAGCTGCGTTTGACGCGGCGTCGGATCGCATCGAAAAGCGTCTGCGTCGCTACAAGCGGAAGCTGAAGGATCACCATAACGGCAACGGGCAGAGCGCTGCCGAGGTAGCCTACACAGTGATGGATTCGGTGCCCTTCGAGGACGACGAAGTCCCTGAGGATTATGCACCGACGATCGTCGCCGAAAGCACGAAACAATTGAGGACAATGTCTGTCGCCAGTGCCGTGATGGCACTCGACATGACAGACGAACCTGTCCTGATGTTCCGTAGCCCCGGCAAGGACGATCTGAATATCGTCTACAGACGCAACGATGGAAATATTGGCTGGATCGACGCTGCCAATATCAAAGCATGA